One Solanum lycopersicum chromosome 2, SLM_r2.1 genomic region harbors:
- the LOC101265789 gene encoding protein transport protein SEC13 homolog B, translating into MPAQKIETGHNDTVHDVTMDYYGKRVATASSDTTIKITGVSNNAASQHLATLSGHTGPVWQAGWAHPKFGSILASCSYDGKVIIWKEGNQNEWAQAHVFSEHKSSVNSISWAPHELGLCLACGSSDGNISVHTARSDGGWDTTRIDQAHPVGVTSVSWAPSMAPGALVGAGVLEPVQKLASGGCDNTVKVWKLYNGVWKMDCFPALQMHTNWVRDVAWAPNLGLPKSTIASASEDGTVVIWTVGKEGDQWEGKVLKDFKSPVWRVSWSLTGNLLAVAAGDNNVTLWKEAVDGEWQQASTVDQ; encoded by the coding sequence ATGCCAGCCCAGAAGATTGAAACTGGTCACAATGACACAGTTCACGATGTTACTATGGACTATTATGGAAAACGTGTGGCTACAGCATCTTCTGATACCACCATAAAAATAACTGGTGTGAGCAACAATGCTGCTTCGCAACACCTTGCTACGTTGAGTGGCCATACGGGCCCTGTTTGGCAGGCTGGCTGGGCTCACCCCAAATTTGGCTCAATCCTTGCGTCCTGTTCCTATGATGGTAAGGTAATAATCTGGAAGGAAGGCAATCAGAATGAGTGGGCACAAGCTCATGTTTTTAGCGAGCACAAATCATCGGTTAATTCCATCTCCTGGGCTCCTCATGAACTTGGGCTTTGCTTGGCTTGTGGTTCTTCTGATGGTAATATTTCAGTGCACACCGCCAGGTCAGATGGTGGTTGGGACACTACAAGAATTGACCAAGCTCATCCAGTTGGGGTAACATCAGTTTCATGGGCGCCTTCAATGGCTCCTGGTGCTTTAGTTGGTGCAGGTGTGCTTGAACCTGTTCAAAAGCTGGCATCTGGTGGATGTGATAACACTGTTAAAGTTTGGAAGTTGTATAATGGTGTTTGGAAGATGGATTGCTTCCCTGCACTTCAGATGCACACTAACTGGGTGAGAGATGTAGCTTGGGCACCAAACTTGGGACTTCCAAAGTCAACAATTGCTAGTGCTTCAGAGGATGGTACGGTTGTCATATGGACTGTGGGAAAGGAGGGAGATCAGTGGGAGGGCAAGGTTCTAAAAGACTTCAAATCTCCTGTTTGGAGAGTCTCATGGTCTCTTACCGGAAACTTGTTGGCAGTTGCAGCTGGGGATAACAATGTCACTTTGTGGAAAGAAGCTGTTGATGGGGAGTGGCAACAGGCCTCCACTGTTGACCAATAG